Proteins from a genomic interval of Bradyrhizobium sp. CCGB01:
- the thiL gene encoding thiamine-phosphate kinase has protein sequence MANPHNPSAEDSLIARYFKPLATDPGAFGLVDDAAVLSASGDDIVVTTDAVVEGVHYLATDPPDTIARKALRVNLSDLAAKGATPAGFVLTLALRSKEDAWLRPFADALGEDAKTFACPLLGGDTVSTPGPQMISITAFGRVPKGRMVGRTGARPGDRILVTGTIGDAALGLDVLTGGAVAGALASEQEAKEMLVSRYRVPQPRNVLAQAVRDHASAAMDVSDGLAGDLTKLCAASGVSGTIDVANVPLSAAAAGLIAGNVVCVETLLAGGDDYEVLCTVPPAQSDALIAAGQAAGVAVTAIGTIVAGHERPRFLDGQGQELALTRLSYSHF, from the coding sequence ATGGCAAACCCGCACAACCCCTCCGCCGAAGACTCCCTCATCGCGCGCTATTTCAAGCCGCTGGCGACTGACCCCGGCGCGTTCGGGCTGGTCGACGATGCCGCAGTTCTGTCCGCATCCGGCGACGACATCGTCGTCACCACCGACGCCGTCGTCGAGGGCGTGCATTATCTTGCCACCGACCCGCCCGACACGATCGCGCGAAAAGCGCTGCGGGTGAACCTGTCCGATCTCGCCGCGAAGGGCGCAACGCCGGCCGGCTTCGTGCTGACGCTGGCGCTGCGCAGCAAGGAGGATGCCTGGCTCAGGCCGTTCGCTGATGCGCTTGGCGAGGACGCAAAAACCTTCGCGTGCCCGCTGCTCGGCGGCGACACGGTGTCGACGCCGGGGCCGCAGATGATCTCGATCACCGCCTTCGGCCGCGTGCCGAAGGGACGGATGGTCGGCCGGACCGGCGCGCGGCCGGGCGACCGCATCCTGGTGACCGGAACGATCGGCGATGCCGCGCTCGGCCTCGACGTGCTCACGGGCGGCGCGGTGGCCGGGGCGCTCGCGTCCGAGCAGGAAGCAAAGGAGATGCTGGTCTCGCGCTATCGCGTCCCGCAGCCGCGCAATGTGCTGGCGCAGGCCGTGCGTGACCATGCGTCGGCCGCGATGGATGTCTCCGACGGGCTCGCCGGCGACCTGACGAAACTCTGTGCAGCGTCCGGCGTCTCGGGCACGATCGACGTCGCGAACGTGCCGCTCTCGGCTGCTGCGGCCGGCCTGATCGCGGGCAACGTCGTTTGCGTTGAGACGCTGCTCGCCGGGGGCGACGACTACGAGGTGCTGTGCACCGTGCCGCCAGCACAGAGCGATGCGCTGATTGCCGCAGGTCAGGCGGCAGGCGTGGCCGTCACGGCGATCGGCACGATCGTCGCAGGCCATGAGCGGCCGCGCTTTCTGGACGGGCAGGGCCAGGAACTGGCCTTGACGCGCCTGTCCTACAGCCACTTCTGA
- the nusB gene encoding transcription antitermination factor NusB has product MADNNKKPAAGAPEKKANRRGAARLAAVQALYQMDIAGAGINDIFAEFESHWLGNEVEGDTYLPAEAAFFRDVVSGVVRDQKKLDPLIDEALSTGWPLKRIEAILRAVLRAGAYELQHRKDVPGRVVVSEYVDVANAFVDREETGMVNAVLDQIGRQFRGDEFGRG; this is encoded by the coding sequence ATGGCCGACAACAACAAAAAACCGGCGGCGGGCGCTCCGGAGAAGAAGGCGAACCGGCGCGGCGCGGCGCGGCTCGCGGCCGTCCAGGCGCTGTACCAGATGGACATCGCCGGCGCCGGCATCAACGACATTTTTGCGGAGTTCGAAAGCCACTGGCTCGGCAACGAGGTCGAGGGCGACACCTATTTGCCGGCGGAAGCCGCGTTCTTCCGCGACGTCGTCTCCGGCGTCGTGCGCGACCAGAAGAAGCTGGATCCCCTGATCGACGAGGCGCTGTCGACGGGCTGGCCGCTGAAGCGCATCGAGGCCATCCTGCGCGCTGTGCTGCGGGCAGGGGCCTACGAGCTCCAGCATCGCAAGGACGTGCCGGGCCGCGTCGTCGTGTCCGAATATGTCGACGTCGCCAACGCCTTCGTCGATCGCGAGGAGACCGGCATGGTCAACGCAGTGCTCGACCAGATCGGCCGCCAGTTTCGTGGCGACGAGTTCGGGCGAGGGTAG
- the ribH gene encoding 6,7-dimethyl-8-ribityllumazine synthase, which translates to MADARRAPLKDQTDISGARALIVEARFYDDLQDALLDGAVTELKAAGLTHDVITVPGALEIPAAIAIAIDAAAANGKPYDAVIALGCVIRGDTIHFEIVSQESSRALMDLAVARKLPLGNGILTVNNEDQAWARARASELNKGGDAARAALAMLRIKRRLARA; encoded by the coding sequence ATGGCAGACGCGCGACGCGCACCCCTGAAGGACCAGACCGACATTTCCGGCGCACGCGCGCTGATTGTCGAGGCGCGGTTCTATGACGATCTCCAGGATGCGCTTCTGGACGGCGCGGTGACCGAGCTGAAGGCGGCCGGTCTGACGCATGACGTCATCACGGTTCCCGGCGCGCTGGAAATCCCGGCGGCGATCGCCATCGCGATCGACGCGGCTGCGGCAAACGGCAAGCCCTATGACGCGGTGATCGCGCTCGGCTGCGTGATCCGCGGCGACACCATCCATTTCGAGATCGTCTCGCAGGAATCCTCGCGCGCGCTGATGGATCTCGCGGTGGCGCGGAAGCTGCCGCTCGGCAACGGCATCCTCACCGTCAACAATGAGGACCAGGCCTGGGCGCGGGCGCGCGCCAGCGAGCTCAACAAGGGCGGCGATGCCGCGCGCGCGGCGCTTGCCATGCTGCGCATCAAACGCCGCCTGGCGCGGGCCTGA
- a CDS encoding riboflavin synthase, with the protein MFTGIVTDIGEIVGFTPTAQGQLHRLRIACRYDQTTIADGASIACNGVCLTVVASGVEAGRTWFDVDAAAETLALTTARHWKVGTRLNLERALKIGDELGGHIVAGHADGIATLVSREDLPDMARFELSTTRELARFIATKGSITLDGVSLTVNTVKDVIFSVLIIPHTLTVTTIGGWKAGAEVNIEVDLMARYAARLTEMK; encoded by the coding sequence ATGTTCACTGGCATTGTCACCGATATCGGCGAGATCGTCGGCTTCACGCCAACGGCGCAGGGCCAGTTGCATCGGTTGCGCATCGCCTGCCGCTACGATCAGACCACGATCGCCGACGGCGCCTCGATCGCCTGCAACGGCGTCTGCCTGACGGTGGTCGCTTCCGGCGTCGAAGCCGGCAGAACCTGGTTCGACGTCGATGCCGCCGCCGAGACGCTGGCGTTGACGACGGCAAGGCACTGGAAGGTCGGGACCAGGCTCAATCTCGAGCGTGCGCTGAAGATCGGCGACGAGCTCGGCGGCCATATCGTCGCCGGCCACGCCGACGGCATTGCGACCCTGGTCAGCCGCGAGGATCTGCCTGATATGGCGCGGTTCGAGCTCTCGACCACGCGGGAGCTCGCGCGATTCATCGCCACCAAGGGCTCGATCACGCTCGACGGCGTCTCGCTGACGGTCAATACGGTGAAGGACGTGATCTTTTCGGTCTTGATCATCCCGCACACGCTGACGGTCACGACGATCGGCGGCTGGAAGGCGGGTGCCGAGGTCAATATCGAGGTCGACCTGATGGCCCGCTACGCAGCGCGGCTGACGGAAATGAAGTGA
- the ribD gene encoding bifunctional diaminohydroxyphosphoribosylaminopyrimidine deaminase/5-amino-6-(5-phosphoribosylamino)uracil reductase RibD — MIFRILEDQFAQKARESKDADRRFMQLALALGRRGQGRTWPNPAVGAVIVKDGVIVGRGWTQPGGRPHGEPEALRRAGEAARGATLYVTLEPCSHFGKSPPCADAVIAAGITRVVAAIEDPNPEVAGQGHARLRAAGITVDVGLCAAEAAFDHAGHFRRIRDKRPHVILKLAVSPDGKIGAAGGKPLAITGEAVRNRVHLLRAQSDAILVGIGTVLADDPQLNCRLPGMEARFPVRVVLDQNLRIPAASQLGRSARETPLWVIGSELAEAAAATRLGAAGIQIIRIPPGSASGFDLSAVLHTLAERGISRLLVEGGSRVAASFIAADLADEIWLFRGAEEVGPGGVDALDALPLSKITQSQAYKVHASETFDRDTLTIYERS; from the coding sequence ATGATCTTCCGGATCCTGGAGGATCAGTTCGCGCAGAAGGCCCGCGAGTCCAAAGACGCCGATCGCCGCTTCATGCAGCTTGCGCTGGCGCTCGGCCGGCGCGGACAGGGGCGCACCTGGCCCAATCCCGCCGTCGGCGCGGTCATCGTGAAAGACGGGGTCATCGTCGGCCGCGGCTGGACGCAGCCAGGCGGGCGGCCGCATGGCGAGCCCGAAGCGCTGCGGCGCGCAGGCGAGGCCGCGCGCGGCGCCACGCTCTACGTCACGCTTGAGCCATGCTCGCATTTCGGCAAGTCGCCGCCTTGCGCAGACGCGGTGATCGCCGCCGGCATCACGCGGGTGGTTGCGGCGATCGAGGATCCCAATCCTGAAGTCGCGGGCCAAGGTCATGCGCGCTTGCGCGCCGCCGGCATCACGGTGGATGTGGGTCTGTGCGCGGCGGAGGCCGCGTTCGACCACGCCGGGCATTTTCGCCGCATCCGTGACAAGCGCCCGCATGTGATCCTGAAGCTCGCGGTCTCGCCTGACGGCAAGATCGGTGCGGCTGGCGGCAAGCCGCTTGCGATCACGGGCGAGGCTGTGCGCAACCGCGTGCATTTGCTCCGCGCACAGAGCGACGCCATCCTGGTCGGCATCGGCACGGTGCTGGCGGATGATCCGCAGCTCAACTGTCGCCTGCCGGGCATGGAAGCACGTTTTCCCGTACGCGTCGTGCTCGACCAGAATCTGCGTATTCCGGCCGCGAGCCAGCTTGGTCGTTCCGCGCGGGAGACGCCGCTCTGGGTGATCGGCTCCGAGCTTGCGGAAGCCGCGGCCGCCACGCGGCTCGGGGCGGCCGGCATTCAGATCATCCGCATACCGCCAGGAAGCGCTTCCGGGTTCGATCTTTCGGCCGTGCTGCACACGCTGGCCGAGAGGGGCATCTCACGGCTGCTGGTCGAAGGCGGCAGCCGCGTTGCGGCGTCCTTCATCGCGGCCGACCTCGCCGACGAGATCTGGCTGTTCCGCGGCGCGGAAGAGGTCGGCCCCGGCGGCGTCGATGCGCTCGATGCATTGCCCCTGTCGAAAATCACGCAGTCGCAGGCCTATAAGGTTCATGCTAGCGAGACATTCGACAGGGATACTCTCACCATCTACGAGCGCTCGTAA
- the nrdR gene encoding transcriptional regulator NrdR, which translates to MRCPNCNSLDTQVKDSRPTEDSSVIRRRRVCVACNFRFTTFERVQLRELTVIKRNGRRVPFDRDKLMRSVSISLRKRQVEPERVEKMVSTIVRELETGGEAEISSEVIGETVMEHLRTLDDVAYVRFASVYRNFREAKDFADVLGELSGEEEARLAAIRK; encoded by the coding sequence ATGCGCTGCCCGAACTGCAACAGTCTCGATACGCAGGTAAAGGACTCGCGTCCGACCGAGGATTCTTCCGTCATCCGCAGGCGGCGCGTGTGCGTCGCCTGCAATTTCCGCTTCACCACCTTCGAGCGCGTGCAGCTGCGCGAGCTCACGGTGATCAAGCGCAACGGCCGCCGCGTGCCGTTCGACCGCGACAAGCTGATGCGGTCGGTGTCGATCAGCTTGCGCAAGCGGCAGGTCGAGCCGGAGCGGGTCGAGAAGATGGTCTCCACCATCGTCCGCGAGCTCGAGACCGGCGGCGAGGCCGAGATCTCCTCCGAGGTGATCGGCGAGACCGTGATGGAGCATCTGCGCACGCTCGACGACGTCGCCTATGTGCGCTTCGCCTCCGTCTACCGCAATTTCCGCGAGGCCAAGGATTTCGCCGACGTGCTCGGCGAGCTCTCCGGTGAGGAGGAAGCGCGGCTCGCCGCGATCCGCAAATGA
- the glyA gene encoding serine hydroxymethyltransferase: MTSAKTASAPDSFFTASLEQADPEIAAAIKGELGRQRHEVELIASENIVSRAVLEAQGSVMTNKYAEGYPGARYYGGCEWVDVAENLAIDRAKKLFGAGFANVQPNSGSQMNQAVFLALLQPGDTFMGLDLAAGGHLTHGSPVNMSGKWFKAAHYTVRREDQIIDMDAVAKQAEEVKPKLIVAGGSAYSRAWDFKRFREIADSVGAYLLVDMAHFAGLVAGGVHASPVPYAHVTTTTTHKSLRGPRGGLILSNDEALAKKLNSAIFPGLQGGPLMHVIAAKAVAFGEALRPDFKVYAKNVVENAKALAEAMKSHGFDIVSGGTDNHLMLVDLRPKGLKGNVSEKALVRAAITCNKNGIPFDPEKPFVTSGLRLGTPAATTRGFGVAEFQQVGGMIAEVLNAIAQSDDGKAPLVEAAIKERVKALTDRFPIYQ; encoded by the coding sequence ATGACGTCAGCCAAAACCGCCTCCGCGCCCGATTCGTTTTTCACCGCCTCGCTCGAGCAGGCCGACCCGGAAATCGCCGCCGCCATCAAGGGCGAACTCGGCCGCCAGCGCCATGAGGTCGAGCTGATCGCCTCCGAGAACATCGTCAGCCGGGCCGTGCTGGAAGCGCAGGGTTCGGTGATGACCAACAAATACGCGGAAGGCTATCCGGGCGCGCGCTACTACGGCGGTTGTGAGTGGGTCGACGTTGCCGAGAACCTCGCGATCGATCGCGCCAAGAAGCTGTTCGGTGCCGGCTTTGCCAACGTGCAGCCGAACTCTGGCAGCCAGATGAACCAGGCGGTGTTCCTGGCGCTGCTCCAGCCCGGCGACACCTTCATGGGTCTCGACCTCGCGGCCGGCGGCCATCTCACCCACGGCTCGCCCGTCAACATGAGCGGCAAATGGTTCAAGGCCGCGCACTACACGGTGCGCCGCGAGGACCAGATCATCGACATGGACGCGGTCGCCAAGCAGGCCGAAGAGGTCAAGCCGAAGCTGATCGTCGCCGGCGGCTCGGCCTATTCGCGCGCCTGGGACTTCAAGCGCTTCCGCGAGATCGCTGACAGCGTCGGTGCGTACCTCCTGGTCGACATGGCGCACTTCGCGGGCCTCGTCGCCGGCGGCGTGCATGCCTCGCCCGTGCCGTATGCGCACGTCACCACCACCACGACGCACAAATCGCTGCGCGGTCCGCGCGGCGGCCTGATCCTCTCCAACGACGAGGCGCTCGCCAAGAAGCTCAACTCGGCGATCTTCCCGGGCCTGCAGGGCGGTCCCTTGATGCATGTGATCGCGGCGAAGGCGGTCGCCTTCGGCGAGGCGCTGCGTCCGGACTTCAAGGTCTATGCGAAGAACGTCGTCGAGAACGCCAAGGCGCTGGCGGAGGCGATGAAGAGCCACGGCTTCGATATTGTCTCCGGCGGTACCGATAACCATCTGATGCTCGTCGACCTCCGGCCGAAGGGCCTGAAGGGCAACGTCTCGGAGAAGGCGCTGGTCCGCGCTGCCATCACCTGCAACAAGAACGGCATTCCGTTCGACCCCGAAAAGCCGTTCGTCACCTCGGGCCTGCGTCTCGGCACGCCCGCTGCGACGACCCGCGGCTTCGGCGTCGCCGAATTCCAGCAGGTCGGCGGCATGATCGCCGAGGTCCTGAACGCGATCGCGCAATCCGATGACGGCAAGGCGCCGCTCGTCGAAGCCGCGATCAAGGAACGGGTCAAGGCGCTCACTGACCGGTTCCCGATCTATCAGTAA
- the ldtR gene encoding transcriptional regulator LdtR: protein MMKAVATAADTAERVSGQQGSVQSLYLEALTLVERLHRRLLDVIKDEFDRRGRADINSVQALLLYNIGDKELTAGELRTRGYYLGSNVSYNLKKLVELGFLDHQRSRVDRRSVRIRLTPQGQEVRRIVDSLYQKHVKTVEQVGGISGEEFSTLNKSLHRLERFWTDQILYRL, encoded by the coding sequence ATGATGAAAGCCGTCGCAACTGCGGCAGATACGGCAGAGCGCGTCTCCGGCCAGCAGGGTTCGGTGCAGTCGCTCTATCTGGAAGCTTTGACTCTGGTGGAGCGGCTGCATCGCCGGCTCCTCGACGTCATCAAGGATGAATTCGATCGCCGCGGCCGTGCGGACATCAACTCGGTGCAGGCGCTCCTGCTCTACAACATCGGCGACAAGGAGCTGACCGCGGGCGAACTGCGCACGCGCGGTTATTATCTCGGCTCCAACGTCTCCTACAATCTGAAGAAGCTCGTCGAGCTCGGCTTCCTCGATCATCAGCGCTCGCGCGTTGATCGCCGCTCGGTGCGCATCCGCCTGACGCCGCAGGGCCAGGAAGTCCGTCGCATCGTCGACTCCCTCTACCAGAAGCACGTCAAGACGGTGGAGCAGGTCGGCGGCATCTCGGGCGAGGAATTCTCGACCCTCAACAAGTCGCTGCATCGCCTCGAGCGGTTCTGGACCGACCAGATCCTGTATCGTCTCTGA
- a CDS encoding DUF6163 family protein: MSEISTRDAARDGASARDAARDNARDNAMSVAAISSERAESDDNVWTRRLVLFLRVMALLSILKGLYHWAQVTGFVGGEDEAFENQSMAWQAATVYFAVIELVAAVGLWLATPWGAVVWLTTVVSMAVIELMFPGIYGGSLIVVGVEAFMLAAYLALAWMAARERPP, from the coding sequence ATGTCCGAGATCTCCACCCGCGATGCGGCCCGCGACGGCGCCAGTGCCAGGGACGCTGCCAGAGACAACGCCAGAGACAATGCGATGTCGGTGGCGGCGATCTCGTCGGAGCGCGCCGAGTCCGACGACAATGTCTGGACGCGCCGGCTGGTGCTGTTCCTGCGGGTGATGGCGCTGCTCTCGATCCTCAAGGGCCTCTATCACTGGGCCCAGGTCACCGGCTTCGTCGGCGGCGAGGACGAGGCGTTCGAGAACCAGTCGATGGCCTGGCAGGCCGCCACCGTCTACTTCGCCGTGATCGAGCTCGTTGCCGCGGTCGGCCTCTGGCTGGCGACGCCCTGGGGCGCGGTGGTGTGGCTGACGACCGTGGTGTCGATGGCGGTGATCGAGCTGATGTTCCCGGGCATCTATGGCGGCAGCCTGATCGTCGTCGGCGTCGAAGCCTTCATGCTCGCTGCGTATCTGGCGCTCGCCTGGATGGCCGCGCGCGAACGGCCGCCGTAG
- the hemB gene encoding porphobilinogen synthase: MAIKYGRPIELREVSRRDGTAASPALDLTVRPRRNRKAEWARRMVRENVLTTDDLIWPLFLIDGDNKREQIASMPGVERLSVDQAVREAERAMKLTIPCLALFPYTDPSLRDEEGSEATNPNNLVCQAVRAIKKEFPEIGILCDVALDPFTSHGHDGLISDGKILNDETVAVLVRQALVQAEAGCDIIAPSDMMDGRVAAIREGLDRSGLLDVQIMAYAAKYASAFYGPFRDAIGSAKTLTGDKRTYQMDSANTDEALREVELDIAEGADMVMVKPGMPYLDVVRRVKDTFAMPTFAYQVSGEYAMIAAAANNGWLDGERAMMESLLAFKRAGADGVLSYFAPKVAEKLRAQ; the protein is encoded by the coding sequence ATGGCCATCAAATACGGACGTCCGATCGAATTGCGCGAAGTTTCGCGCCGGGATGGCACTGCGGCCTCCCCTGCCCTCGATCTGACCGTCCGCCCGCGCCGCAACCGCAAGGCCGAATGGGCCCGGCGCATGGTGCGCGAGAATGTGCTGACGACGGACGATCTGATTTGGCCGCTGTTCCTGATCGACGGCGACAACAAGCGCGAGCAGATCGCCTCGATGCCGGGCGTCGAGCGCCTCAGCGTCGACCAGGCCGTGCGTGAGGCCGAGCGCGCGATGAAGCTCACCATCCCCTGCCTCGCGCTGTTTCCCTACACCGACCCGTCCCTGCGCGACGAGGAAGGCTCGGAAGCAACCAATCCGAACAATCTGGTCTGCCAGGCGGTGCGCGCGATCAAGAAGGAGTTTCCGGAGATCGGCATCCTCTGCGACGTCGCGCTCGATCCCTTCACCAGCCACGGCCATGACGGCCTGATCTCCGACGGCAAGATCTTGAACGACGAGACGGTCGCGGTGCTGGTGCGTCAGGCGCTGGTGCAGGCCGAAGCCGGCTGCGACATCATCGCGCCCTCCGACATGATGGACGGCCGCGTCGCCGCGATCCGCGAGGGGCTGGACCGTTCAGGCCTGCTCGACGTGCAGATCATGGCCTATGCCGCCAAATACGCCTCCGCCTTCTATGGCCCGTTCCGCGATGCCATCGGCTCGGCCAAGACGCTGACGGGCGACAAGCGAACCTACCAGATGGACAGCGCCAACACCGACGAGGCGCTGCGCGAGGTCGAGCTCGACATCGCCGAGGGCGCCGACATGGTGATGGTGAAGCCCGGCATGCCCTATCTCGACGTGGTGCGCCGCGTGAAGGACACCTTCGCAATGCCGACCTTCGCCTACCAGGTCTCCGGCGAATACGCGATGATCGCAGCCGCCGCGAACAACGGCTGGCTCGACGGCGAGCGCGCGATGATGGAGAGCCTGCTCGCCTTCAAGCGCGCCGGCGCCGATGGCGTGCTCAGCTACTTTGCGCCGAAGGTGGCGGAGAAGCTGCGGGCGCAGTAG
- a CDS encoding RDD family protein, whose translation MSYDSGSSGVWRNDGGAQPHAYDPDLHPELFRGVATRRAFAFLIDLVIISVPVILGYIFIFVFGVVTLGVGFLLFGIAWPASVVWAIVYYGACVGGSSSATIGMRLMDLELRTWYGAPGYFVLGATHAVLFWVTVSFLTPFVVLVGPFNGRRRLLHDFVLGTVVINNSVRAPVPQAARTW comes from the coding sequence ATGTCGTACGACTCGGGTAGTTCAGGCGTCTGGCGCAATGACGGCGGGGCACAGCCGCACGCCTACGACCCTGACCTGCATCCGGAGCTGTTCCGCGGCGTCGCGACGCGGAGGGCGTTCGCCTTCCTGATCGATCTGGTCATCATCTCGGTGCCGGTGATCCTTGGCTATATCTTCATTTTCGTGTTCGGCGTGGTCACCCTCGGCGTCGGCTTTCTTCTGTTCGGGATCGCCTGGCCGGCTTCCGTGGTCTGGGCCATCGTCTATTACGGCGCCTGCGTCGGCGGCTCCTCGTCCGCGACGATCGGCATGCGCCTGATGGATCTGGAGCTGCGCACCTGGTACGGCGCGCCCGGCTATTTCGTGCTCGGTGCGACCCATGCCGTGCTGTTCTGGGTGACGGTCTCGTTCCTGACGCCCTTCGTGGTGCTGGTCGGCCCGTTCAACGGCCGCCGTCGCCTGCTGCACGATTTCGTGCTGGGAACCGTCGTGATCAACAACTCGGTCCGCGCGCCCGTCCCGCAGGCGGCCAGGACCTGGTGA
- a CDS encoding arginyltransferase, with amino-acid sequence MTQHSRDTPQFYLTAPSPCPYLPGRHERKVFTHLVGERAGDLNDLLTHGGFRRSQSIAYRPACDQCRACVSVRVVANEFRASRNFRKVIARNADIIGEQRSAVPTSEQYSVFRAYLDARHRHGGMADMTVLDYAMMVEDSHVETRIIEYRKRGPDSGITGRGEELIAVALTDVLSDGLSMVYSFFEPSQVSRSMGTFMILDHIARARRQGLPYVYLGYWIEGSKKMDYKARFLPQQRLAPSGWLRIDAQGDAASEPQD; translated from the coding sequence TTGACCCAGCACTCGCGCGACACCCCACAATTTTACCTCACGGCGCCATCCCCCTGCCCGTATCTGCCGGGCCGGCATGAGCGCAAGGTGTTCACGCACCTCGTGGGCGAACGCGCAGGCGACCTCAACGACCTCCTGACCCATGGCGGGTTCCGCCGCAGTCAGTCGATCGCCTACCGGCCGGCCTGTGACCAATGCCGTGCCTGCGTCTCGGTCCGGGTCGTGGCCAATGAGTTCCGCGCCTCCCGCAACTTCCGAAAAGTCATCGCGCGCAACGCCGACATCATCGGCGAGCAGCGCAGCGCGGTGCCGACCTCCGAGCAATATTCGGTGTTCCGCGCCTATCTCGACGCCCGCCATCGCCATGGCGGCATGGCCGACATGACCGTGCTCGACTACGCCATGATGGTCGAGGACAGCCATGTCGAGACCCGCATCATCGAGTACCGCAAGCGTGGCCCCGACAGCGGCATCACCGGCCGCGGCGAGGAGCTGATCGCGGTGGCGCTGACCGACGTGCTCAGCGACGGACTGTCGATGGTCTACTCGTTCTTCGAGCCGAGCCAGGTCAGCCGCTCGATGGGCACCTTCATGATCCTGGACCACATCGCCCGCGCCCGCCGGCAAGGCCTGCCCTACGTCTATCTCGGCTACTGGATCGAGGGCTCGAAGAAGATGGACTACAAGGCCCGCTTCCTGCCGCAGCAGCGCCTTGCGCCGTCAGGCTGGCTGCGCATCGATGCGCAAGGCGATGCGGCGTCCGAGCCGCAGGATTAG
- a CDS encoding Nramp family divalent metal transporter, whose protein sequence is MDARSPDLTPNVAGWRADAPATKSLAEVNATIAIPTAGVWWRRLLAFVGPGYLVSVGYMDPGNWATDLAGGSKFGYTLLSVILLSNLMAILLQSLAARLGIVTDRDLAQACRATYSPAVNFMLWLACEAAIIACDLAEVIGTAIALKLLFGIPLIGGALLTALDAFLLLLLMNRGFRFLEAFVIAMLVVIAVCFVVQVVAAAPPVAEVLRGFMPKTEIFTNPEMLYIAIGIIGATVMPHNLYLHSSIVQTRAYERNDTGRREAIKWATTDSTIALMLALFINAAILIVAAATFHNSGHSDVAEIGQAFELLSPLLGLGIASTLFAVALLASGLNSTVTATLAGQIVMEGFLDLRLPSWARRLLTRGIAIIPVIVVTAIYGERGTADLLVFSQVVLSMQLPFAVIPLVRFVSDRRKMGKFAIPTSVAAVAWIVAGIIVILNVKLLVDTLFG, encoded by the coding sequence ATGGATGCTCGATCGCCTGATTTGACCCCAAATGTCGCCGGCTGGCGCGCTGATGCGCCCGCTACCAAGAGCCTCGCCGAGGTGAACGCCACCATTGCCATCCCCACGGCGGGGGTATGGTGGCGGCGGTTACTTGCCTTTGTCGGCCCGGGCTATCTGGTCTCGGTCGGCTATATGGACCCCGGCAACTGGGCGACCGACCTCGCTGGCGGGTCGAAGTTCGGCTACACGCTGCTCTCGGTCATCCTGCTCTCGAATTTGATGGCGATCCTGCTCCAGTCGCTCGCGGCGCGGCTCGGCATCGTCACCGACCGCGATCTCGCGCAGGCCTGCCGCGCGACCTATTCGCCCGCGGTGAACTTCATGCTGTGGCTCGCCTGCGAGGCGGCGATCATCGCCTGCGACCTCGCCGAGGTCATCGGCACCGCGATTGCGCTCAAGCTGCTGTTCGGCATTCCCCTGATCGGCGGCGCGCTGCTTACCGCGCTCGATGCGTTCCTGCTGTTGCTTCTGATGAACCGCGGCTTTCGCTTCCTCGAAGCGTTCGTCATCGCGATGCTGGTCGTGATCGCGGTCTGCTTCGTGGTCCAGGTCGTGGCCGCCGCGCCGCCGGTGGCGGAAGTTCTGCGCGGCTTCATGCCGAAGACCGAGATCTTCACCAATCCGGAAATGCTCTACATCGCGATCGGCATCATCGGCGCGACCGTGATGCCGCATAATCTCTATCTGCACTCCTCGATCGTGCAGACGCGTGCCTATGAGCGCAACGACACCGGCCGCCGTGAGGCGATCAAATGGGCGACGACGGACTCGACCATCGCCCTGATGCTGGCGCTGTTCATCAACGCCGCGATCCTCATCGTCGCCGCGGCAACGTTCCACAACAGCGGCCATTCGGATGTCGCCGAGATCGGCCAGGCCTTCGAGCTGCTCTCGCCCTTGCTGGGTCTCGGCATCGCATCGACGCTGTTCGCAGTGGCACTGCTTGCCTCCGGCCTCAACTCGACCGTGACGGCAACGCTCGCCGGCCAGATCGTGATGGAAGGCTTTCTCGACCTGCGCCTGCCGAGCTGGGCGCGCCGCCTGCTCACGCGCGGCATCGCGATCATTCCGGTGATCGTCGTCACCGCGATCTATGGCGAGCGTGGCACAGCGGATCTGCTGGTCTTCAGCCAGGTCGTGCTGTCGATGCAGCTGCCCTTCGCGGTCATCCCGCTGGTGCGCTTCGTCTCGGACCGCCGCAAGATGGGCAAGTTCGCGATACCCACGTCCGTCGCCGCGGTGGCGTGGATCGTCGCCGGCATCATCGTGATTTTGAACGTGAAGCTGCTCGTGGATACGCTGTTCGGGTGA